The genomic DNA CCAAGAGTGCCTTGGCGAATTTGATGGTATTATCATCAATCCAGCAGCCTACACTCACACTTCTATCGCTATAAGAGACGCTATCTCAGCAGTCAAGCTTCCAGTTATCGAAGTACATATCAGCAACATTCACCAAAGAGAAGAGTTCCGCCAAAAAAGCCTTATAGCTCCAGTAGCTGCAGGTCAAATCGTAGGTTTTGGGCCAGTTGGATACCATTTAGCCATGATGGGAATGCTTCAAATTTTCGAGCAAATCAAAGTAGTAAGGGCTAGAGCCGAACAAAATGCGTAATTTTATCTTAAAAGATGAAAATGCCGTATTTTTCGAGTGCGGTTACTCTTGCGATAATGAAATTTTTATAAGCGTTGATGGGCGTGGATACTTCATCACAGATCCACGCTACTACATAGAAGCCAAAGAATGCGCGAAAAACTGCGAAGTCATAGAAGCCAAAGGCAACTTAATCAAAGAAGCTAGGCTGCTTCTAAGAAAACTTGGCG from Campylobacter iguaniorum includes the following:
- the aroQ gene encoding type II 3-dehydroquinate dehydratase yields the protein MKIMVIQGPNINMLGKRETGIYGHMTMEGIHEQMKSVADQAGVEIEFFQSNFEGEIVDKIQECLGEFDGIIINPAAYTHTSIAIRDAISAVKLPVIEVHISNIHQREEFRQKSLIAPVAAGQIVGFGPVGYHLAMMGMLQIFEQIKVVRARAEQNA